A portion of the Roseimicrobium gellanilyticum genome contains these proteins:
- a CDS encoding NAD(P)/FAD-dependent oxidoreductase, which produces MSLYDVIIIGGGPGGSTAGSALAQQGKKVLILEREKFPRFHVGESLIPFGNEELRAIGVWDRLTKSSFVPKLGAEFVLGNSTAGIQIVFGKHLPPHYAQTFQVERSKFDDILLDHAASCGCEVWQETLVQSFEVNDDGAKIVCKRGDQTIELQSRWLLDASGRDAFMGKRMDLPKDDLGMPKKFATFAHFKGVKRNDPPADGYITIVRLDFGWFWMIPLDDVKTSIGLVQTLEHYKSTGLKPDECFEKVVASYPEIRRRMESAERVGEYRVVSDYTYRYEVNAGNRWLLIGDAAGFIDPIFSSGVMLSIKSGYLAASKVIAADKAGTALSLDEQKRYTKKVGQMSKVFLRMIKMFYDRNGFEVFMTPAPDPQMEWAVFNLVAGNTDFSWWLHFKVKMFYAICAIQKYFPIVPRLDYSERPAVQQAQVTA; this is translated from the coding sequence ATGAGTTTGTATGATGTGATCATCATTGGCGGCGGCCCTGGCGGCAGCACGGCGGGCAGTGCCCTGGCGCAGCAGGGGAAAAAAGTCCTGATTCTTGAGCGCGAAAAGTTCCCCCGTTTCCATGTGGGGGAGTCCCTCATTCCCTTTGGCAATGAAGAACTGCGAGCCATTGGAGTCTGGGACCGTCTCACGAAGTCCAGTTTCGTGCCCAAGCTTGGTGCCGAGTTCGTGCTGGGAAACTCCACGGCTGGCATCCAGATCGTCTTCGGCAAGCACCTGCCACCCCACTACGCGCAGACCTTCCAGGTGGAGCGCTCCAAGTTCGACGACATCCTCCTCGATCACGCTGCCTCCTGTGGTTGCGAAGTGTGGCAGGAGACTTTGGTGCAGTCCTTCGAAGTGAATGATGATGGCGCCAAGATCGTCTGCAAGCGCGGGGATCAGACCATCGAACTGCAGTCCCGTTGGTTGCTCGATGCGAGCGGCCGCGATGCCTTCATGGGCAAGCGCATGGACCTGCCCAAGGATGACCTTGGTATGCCAAAGAAGTTCGCCACCTTCGCCCACTTCAAGGGGGTGAAGCGAAATGACCCACCGGCGGATGGTTACATCACCATTGTGCGTCTCGATTTCGGCTGGTTCTGGATGATCCCGCTCGATGACGTGAAGACTTCCATCGGTCTCGTGCAGACGCTGGAGCACTACAAGTCCACCGGCCTGAAGCCGGACGAGTGCTTCGAGAAAGTCGTGGCTTCCTATCCCGAAATCCGCCGGCGCATGGAGAGTGCCGAGCGCGTGGGAGAGTACCGCGTGGTGAGCGACTACACCTACCGCTATGAGGTGAATGCCGGCAATCGCTGGCTGCTCATCGGTGACGCTGCTGGCTTCATCGATCCCATCTTCTCATCCGGTGTGATGCTTTCCATCAAGTCTGGATATCTTGCGGCCTCAAAAGTGATCGCTGCGGATAAGGCCGGCACTGCGCTCTCGCTTGATGAGCAGAAGCGCTACACGAAGAAGGTGGGCCAGATGAGCAAGGTCTTCCTGCGAATGATCAAGATGTTCTATGACCGCAATGGATTCGAGGTCTTCATGACCCCGGCTCCGGATCCGCAGATGGAGTGGGCCGTGTTCAACCTCGTTGCGGGCAATACAGATTTCAGCTGGTGGCTCCACTTCAAGGTCAAGATGTTCTACGCCATCTGCGCCATTCAGAAATACTTCCCCATCGTGCCGCGCCTGGATTATTCCGAGAGGCCTGCCGTGCAGCAAGCACAAGTGACCGCATGA